TTGTTTGGCGGCCTGATTGCCAAAAGCTTATCCGTTGACAACCAACAGCATCAGCAATATCGCACCTTAATGGCTCAACAGTTGGACAAAGATGCCACTGTTAACCAAAGTGTCCTTAAAGCCAGATATGCGTTATTGACCTCCTACGATCCCCTCGTCCGGGCTATGTCCGAACAGCTCGATTTACAGGAGGATCTCAAGCAAGTTCCTGGGTTTATTGGCAATCAACAGACCCTTTTATCTCAGCTCAGCGAGAACAACCAAGTCTTTACTCAGAAAGAAGAGTTAGTTGAATCTTTCAAATCCAAGAACGCTATCCTCAAAAACTCCTTAACCTACTTACCAGAGCTAGTAAAAGAGGTTCGCACGGGCTCTGCAAAAGGAATATCCGGGGATGAGGCGATTCAGCTGGAAAGCCTATTAGATAATGTCTTACTGTACAGCTTGTCGTCAGATGAAGATCTAGTTTCCCAGATCGAAACCCAAATCGCTCAATTAAAGGGTAAAAAATCCAAGGGCATTCAATTGGCCCTTGCCCATACCCAGATGATTCTGGAGTACAAGCCCCAGGTCGATGCCTTAACCCGCGATATTCTGAAGCTGCCCACGGCCAAAGCCATCAGCACTTTAGAAACGGCTTATATCAATCAATATGATGGGGCAACTCAAACAGCCGACCTATTTCGACTACTCAGCTTCGGCTGCTTGTTAGTTCTCGTCAGTGGCGGTGCCTATTTGGTAGTGCGGCAACAGCGTCGTTCTAGTGAGCGGGTATCCGGTATTCTCAGCAGTTTGACCGATGCCTTTGTGGCTCTGAATCCCCAGTGGCAAATCACGTATATCAACGATAAAGCCGCTGAGATTCTGCAAGAAGATCCCGTACAGTTGCTCAACCAAGATTTCTGGCAAAGTTTTCCTGACCTCCTGGGTGCCGATCATTTAACTGAGTATCGACAAGCCCTGAAAGAGAAAACCAAGACCTCCTTCGAGGTGTTTTATCCCCCCAGCAAAATGTGGTTGGAGATTCGCGTCTATCCCAGCGTGGACGGACTATCCTTGTTCTTCCAAGATGTGACGATGCGCAAGGAGGCTGAAGACAGCCTGAAGCAAATGAACCAAGAGCTAGAGACCCGGGTCAAGGCTCGTACATCTCAGTTAGCATCCAGTATGGAAGCCGCCGAAGAAGCGCGGGAGAAAGCGGAAGAAGCCAATAAGAGTAAGAGTGAATTCTTGGCCAATATGAGCCATGAACTCCGAACTCCCCTCAACGCCATTATTGGTTACAGCGAAATGCTGGAAGAGGATGCCGAGGATATGGGACAAGATGACTTTGTCCCCGATTTACAGAAAATTTCTGGGTCGGCAAAGCATCTTCTAGAACTGATCAACTCTGTTCTAGACCTCTCGAAGGTCGAAGCGGGACGCATGGAACTCTATTTAGAGTCCTTTGAAATCGCCCCCATGGTCAGAACCATTGCTGCCACCTTACAGCCTATTGCCGAGAAGCAAAGCAACATGGTTTCCCTGCATTGTCCTGAGAATATTGGGACGCTGTATGCTGACCAAACCAAAGTTCGTCAGAGTTTGTACAACTTACTCAGTAATGCCTGTAAGTTCACACAATCCGGCGAAGTGAGCCTCACCGTATCGGAAGATGCTGGGGAAGAGATTGTCTTTAGCATTAGAGATACTGGCATTGGCATGACCCCAGAACAGCTGGAAAAAGTGTTCAAAGCCTTTACCCAAGCAGATGCGTCCACTACCCGCAAATATGGGGGAACCGGACTGGGCCTCACTATCACCAAGCAGTTCATTGAGATGATGGGCGGGCATATTTCGGTAACCAGCCAATATGGCTACGGCACCGAGTTTACGATCCATATTCCTCGCCAAGTGGAATCAGAAACTGCAGCATCCATTCCAACTCCATCTGCGCCCATCGAACTGAGTAAGATTTCTTTACCCAAAACGGCGAAAGGACAGCCGGGTGGGACAGTACTCGTGATTGATGATGACGAGTATGCCCGTGACATCATGCAGCGGTTTTTAACAGATGCTGGTTATGATGCGGTGGTATCGCCTTCGGGGATAGAGGGGCTACAGCTGGCTGAAGATCTCATGCCTGACATGATTATTTTGGATGTCTTGATGCCAGAACTCGATGGCTGGTCAGTCCTTCAGAATCTCAAGGGCAGTGCCAAATTAGCAGATATCCCCGTTATTATGATGACGATGGTGGATGCCGAAAAAGTCGGTTTCTCCCTGGGTGCGACTGACTTCCTGACCAAACCCTTACAGCGAGATCGGCTACTGGAACTGTTGGATAAATATGTCACAACAGCAGATCGCAACTGGATGTTAGTGATTGAGGATGACCTGCCTTCCCAGGAAATGCTAGGTCGCATACTCGAACGGGAAGATTGGCCCTACAAAACAGCGGGCAATGGCAAACAAGCCCTCGAAGTCCTCGGTGATCATGGCGTCCCAGATTTAATTTTCTTAGATCTGATGATGCCAGAGATGGATGGCTTTGAGTTCCTGAAGGTACTGCGGCAAAATCCAGACTGGCAGAATGTCCCTGTGATTGTGGTTTCGGCGAAAGATCTCACAGCCAGTGAGCGTCTAGAGCTGGGAGATGCGGTCCAAAGTATTCACCAAAAAGGACAGCTCGATCGCGAGGAATTGCTAGAAGAGGTTCAAGACTTTATCGAAATTGCCGCTGGTAATTAGATAGAGACCTTGAGACTATTCCGGTAAATTCCACTCCGCCTAATCCCAGAAGCCAGAGCCCAAGAAATCGCTCTGGCTTCTGCTGTTATAGACTGCGGCCCATCAGTTCAAAGCTGGGAGGTAAGCCTATTATCCTTCGCAGCTATGTTTGCTACCGCCCTCATTTTTCAAAGAATGAGTCTGGCATAGATCCAAGCATGGGCAGGTTACGTATATCTAATCAGTAGGCGTTAGCGCCACTCAGTATCGTCATGGGAAATCAGTCATGAAATTCAACTGCCGGCCCGTCGGAATAGAGTTTCTGGACAATGCGCCCGTTCAATTTGTGAATCAGGTGGAACTCGCCGCATCACCAGCCCAGGTATTTGCGATCTTTGAGAAAGCAGAGGCATGGCCCCTCTGGTACAAAGAAATTGTCAA
The Acaryochloris marina S15 genome window above contains:
- a CDS encoding DAHL domain-containing protein, yielding MQKQKLLGLLGVSGALVLFGGLIAKSLSVDNQQHQQYRTLMAQQLDKDATVNQSVLKARYALLTSYDPLVRAMSEQLDLQEDLKQVPGFIGNQQTLLSQLSENNQVFTQKEELVESFKSKNAILKNSLTYLPELVKEVRTGSAKGISGDEAIQLESLLDNVLLYSLSSDEDLVSQIETQIAQLKGKKSKGIQLALAHTQMILEYKPQVDALTRDILKLPTAKAISTLETAYINQYDGATQTADLFRLLSFGCLLVLVSGGAYLVVRQQRRSSERVSGILSSLTDAFVALNPQWQITYINDKAAEILQEDPVQLLNQDFWQSFPDLLGADHLTEYRQALKEKTKTSFEVFYPPSKMWLEIRVYPSVDGLSLFFQDVTMRKEAEDSLKQMNQELETRVKARTSQLASSMEAAEEAREKAEEANKSKSEFLANMSHELRTPLNAIIGYSEMLEEDAEDMGQDDFVPDLQKISGSAKHLLELINSVLDLSKVEAGRMELYLESFEIAPMVRTIAATLQPIAEKQSNMVSLHCPENIGTLYADQTKVRQSLYNLLSNACKFTQSGEVSLTVSEDAGEEIVFSIRDTGIGMTPEQLEKVFKAFTQADASTTRKYGGTGLGLTITKQFIEMMGGHISVTSQYGYGTEFTIHIPRQVESETAASIPTPSAPIELSKISLPKTAKGQPGGTVLVIDDDEYARDIMQRFLTDAGYDAVVSPSGIEGLQLAEDLMPDMIILDVLMPELDGWSVLQNLKGSAKLADIPVIMMTMVDAEKVGFSLGATDFLTKPLQRDRLLELLDKYVTTADRNWMLVIEDDLPSQEMLGRILEREDWPYKTAGNGKQALEVLGDHGVPDLIFLDLMMPEMDGFEFLKVLRQNPDWQNVPVIVVSAKDLTASERLELGDAVQSIHQKGQLDREELLEEVQDFIEIAAGN